The Halobacteriovoraceae bacterium genomic interval AATGAATATTTTAATAACACTAGTGCATTGTTTGCTTTGTATGAAAGATTTTCTATGGTAGATAGTCTGTACTGTTACTTATAGATATCTGAGCGAAAGTTATTTCAGGTATCTTGAATACCACTGTTGTATTCAAATTTTTAGGATTTTTTACGTGCATTCTTCTCTATTTGGCCTTATCTCTCACAAACAATTTAATCAATATAATTCATCACGCATTTTTATAAGGAGAAAAGTATGAATTCAAAACTTTATGTTGGAAACTTGTCTTACAACCTACAAGAGCAATCTTTGAAAGATGTTTTTGCTGAGTTTGGAGAAGTTAGATCTGCAAAAATTATTATGGACCGTGACTCAGGAAACTCAAAAGGTTTTGGTTTTGTTGAAATGGGAAGTAATGACGAAGCACAATTGGCCATTGATAATCTAGATGGTAAAGAAGTTGATGGCAGAAATATCAGAGTTAGCATTGCAAAAGAAAAGCAAGGCGGTGCTCGTGGTGGATCTCGCCCTCAAAGAAATTTCAATAGATAATAATAGTTGAGGAGTTCAATTTGTTGACTCCTCAATTATTTCCTCCCTTTAGTTTTTGATTCCAATGAGTTATCATTAAGTAATGAGTTTTAAAAATTTCTTATTGTGCTTATTCACCGTTGTTTCCTGTTCTCACATTCAAAAACCTACTTTAAATGAAATCAATTCTGCTGATCATCAAGATTCTGATCCCCAAGAAACAGTAGTCATTAGTGAAACTGAAGAAAAACAACATGATTTTAATGCCTATAGTAATGATCGAGTCAATAAATGGATTGAATACTTCGTGTCCAGAGACAAAGATCGTTTTACTCGCTATCTTACGCGAGGGCTTAAATATAAAGAAGTTATCCAAACTATGCTGGAAGAAGATCAATTACCAAGTATACTTTACTATCTTCCTTTAATAGAAAGTGGATTTGCCCTTCATGCCCATTCTCATGCAAGTGCAGTTGGGCCTTGGCAGTTTATTCGTGGTACTAGTAAACGATATTCTTTAAAGACTAACTCTTATATCGATGAGAGAAAAGATCCAATTCGCTCTACTGAGGCCGCTACAAAATATCTTAAAGATCTTTATAATGTTTTTCATTCGTGGGAACTTGCAATTGCTGCATACAATTGTGGGGAAATTAGAGTTTTGCGCGCGATTATGCGTGGAAAATCTAGAGATTTTTGGGAACTAGCAGATAAAAAACTACTCCCGAATGAAACTATTAATTATGTTCCTAAATTTTTAGCAGCTGCAATTGTGGGTGAAGATTTCGAAAAATATAATCTCTCTGTGCCAAGTATTGAAACTTTTCCTGATGTAGAATCAGTAGAAGTGAGTGGGGGAGTGCATCTCTCACAAATTGCCAAAAAGTTAGAAATCACTCTTGATGAACTCAAAGAAGTAAACCCTGGTTTAAAGAATAATTATACTGATGGAAGTACAAAGCTTACAGATATTTGGATACCTTCAAATCTAGTAGCAAGGGCCAACCAGATAAAAAATACGTTTGTTAGAAGTGTCGATTATAAAAATATTAAATCAATAGATGATAGTCCTAGCATCCATAAGGTAAAACGTGGTGAAAACTTGAATCTGATTGCTCAAAAGTATAAAATGAGTATTTCAAAAATTATACACATTAATAATCTTCGGAGTTCTCGAATCTATCCAGGACAGAATTTAGCACTTAGAACTCGTCACTATAAAAAAGTAGAGGGAAGCAAATTTTATTTTGTACGCAAAGGTGATGGCCTAATTGCAATAGCTAATAAATTTGGAATATCACTGAATGATTTAAAAAAAATAAATAATATCTCTGGACAACGAATATACATTGGACAGAAACTAAGTATTCAGAATAACTCTCAAAAAAATGTTTTAGAGTACCGGGTGAGAAGAGGGGATAACCTCCATCGAATTGCAGATAGATACAATGTCACAGTTAGCTCACTCATTGAAAAAAATGGGCTGAGAAATTCGAAAATATTTGT includes:
- a CDS encoding RNA-binding protein: MNSKLYVGNLSYNLQEQSLKDVFAEFGEVRSAKIIMDRDSGNSKGFGFVEMGSNDEAQLAIDNLDGKEVDGRNIRVSIAKEKQGGARGGSRPQRNFNR
- a CDS encoding LysM peptidoglycan-binding domain-containing protein produces the protein MSFKNFLLCLFTVVSCSHIQKPTLNEINSADHQDSDPQETVVISETEEKQHDFNAYSNDRVNKWIEYFVSRDKDRFTRYLTRGLKYKEVIQTMLEEDQLPSILYYLPLIESGFALHAHSHASAVGPWQFIRGTSKRYSLKTNSYIDERKDPIRSTEAATKYLKDLYNVFHSWELAIAAYNCGEIRVLRAIMRGKSRDFWELADKKLLPNETINYVPKFLAAAIVGEDFEKYNLSVPSIETFPDVESVEVSGGVHLSQIAKKLEITLDELKEVNPGLKNNYTDGSTKLTDIWIPSNLVARANQIKNTFVRSVDYKNIKSIDDSPSIHKVKRGENLNLIAQKYKMSISKIIHINNLRSSRIYPGQNLALRTRHYKKVEGSKFYFVRKGDGLIAIANKFGISLNDLKKINNISGQRIYIGQKLSIQNNSQKNVLEYRVRRGDNLHRIADRYNVTVSSLIEKNGLRNSKIFVGQIIKI